One Ricinus communis isolate WT05 ecotype wild-type chromosome 2, ASM1957865v1, whole genome shotgun sequence DNA segment encodes these proteins:
- the LOC8280334 gene encoding TRAF-type zinc finger domain-containing protein 1 — protein sequence MAVASEETTTMCNHCNRAIPSLNYDLHSVHCSRNLEKCKVCGDMIPKKHYDEHFSNTHAPVACSLCSETMEREVLAIHKGENCPQRIVTCEFCEFPLPAIDLAEHQEVCGNRTELCHLCNRYIRLRERYNHEIRCTGVTNNIVGTSRDVRAAERPQGAPRRPPQDYSRRRLMFTIAITGIAVILGSLLFQRKTENNPVH from the exons TAACAGAGCTATCCCTTCCTTGAACTACGATTTGCACTCTGTACATTGTTCTCGAAACCTTGAAAAATGTAAAGTTTGTGGTGATATGATCCCAAAAAAGCATTATGACGAACATTTCTCAAACACTCATGCTCCG GTGGCTTGTTCCCTCTGCAGTGAGACAATGGAGCGTGAAGTTCTAGCAATCCATAAAGGTGAAAATTGTCCTCAAAGGATTGTCACTTGTGAATTCTGTGAGTTTCCGTTGCCTGCAATTGATCTAGCTGAGCATCAG GAGGTATGTGGCAACCGGACAGAACTTTGTCATCTGTGCAATAGATATATTAGACTGCGAGAAAGATACAACCATGAGATTAGATGCACTGGTGTGACAAATAATATCGTGGGAACTTCCAG AGATGTCAGGGCAGCTGAAAGACCACAAGGTGCTCCAAGAAGGCCGCCACAAGATTATTCACGGCGACGTCTGATGTTCACCATTGCAATTACAGGCATTGCTGTGATACTAGGATCACTTCTTTTTCAGAGGAAAACAGAGAATAATCCAGTGCATTAG
- the LOC8280335 gene encoding probable rhamnogalacturonate lyase B, which produces MKKKLQSIFASLGDCGGRMHHTHSSTSQIPAPSDIQNQGWHFDYGNQALRNNNCGTMAHPAVRLHIQDRHVVMENGIVQITLSKPEGIVTGIRYSGIDNLLEILNRESNRGYWDLFWNPPGGKGIFDVISGTNFRVIVENEEQIEISFTRMWDSSLEGKYIPLNIDKRFILLRGSSGFYSYAIYEHLPEWPGFELGETRITFKLRKDKFQYMAVANDRQRPMPLPDDRMPGRCQTLGYPEAVLLLNPKDPVLKGEVDDKYQYSCENKDNRVHGWMCFNPPVGFWQITPSNEFRTGGPLKQNLTSHVGPTTLAMFHSSHYAGKDLVPRFNPGEHWKKVFGPVFIYLNSVPPGYDSRFLWEDAKTQMMTEVQSWPYSFPASEDFQKSEQRGNICGRLLVKDRYLNEDYIFASGASVGVAPPGDVGSWQRECKDYQFWTTADGNGYFSIRNVRTGDYNLYAWVPGFIGDYRCQAVITIISGCNIDVGDLVYEPPRDGPTLWEIGIPDRSAAEFYVPDPEPRHVNKLFINHPDRFRQYGLWSRYVDLYPEVDLVYTVGLSDYSKDWFFAQVVRRRDDGTHVGTTWQIKFKLDKIDQRSNYKLRVALASATLAELQVRVNDSKAVRPLFTTGLIGRDNSIARHGIHGLYWLYNVNVPGARLVEGENTIFFTQPRCTCPFQGLMYDYIRLEGPSL; this is translated from the exons atgaagaaaaagctGCAAAGTATCTTCGCTTCTCTAGGCGATTGCGGTGGGCGGATGCATCATACTCATAGTTCCACTTCTCAGATACCTGCACCCTCTG ATATACAAAACCAAGGTTGGCATTTTGATTATGGTAATCAAGCTCTGAGAAATAACAACTGTGGCACCATGGCTCATCCTGCTGTCCGATTGCATATTCAAGATCGTCAT GTGGTGATGGAGAACGGCATAGTTCAAATCACCTTATCAAAACCTGAGGGTATTGTTACTGGCATACGATACAGTGGCATTGACAATTTGCTTGAAATTCTTAATCGTGAATCGAATAGAGG GTATTGGGATCTTTTCTGGAATCCACCAGGAGGCAAGGGAATATTTGATGT GATTAGCGGAACAAATTTTAGGGTAATTGTGGAAAATGAGGAACAGATCGAGATCTCATTTACAAGAATGTGGGATTCCTCTCTGGAGGGAAAGTATATTCCGTTGAACATAGATAAAAG GTTTATATTGCTCCGTGGTTCCTCAGGCTTTTACTCTTATGCCATCTATGAGCACTTACCAGAGTGGCCAGGTTTTGAACTTGGTGAAACCAGAATTACTTTCAAACTCAGGAAAGACAA GTTTCAGTACATGGCAGTAGCAAATGATAGGCAAAGACCGATGCCCTTACCTGATGACCGTATGCCAGGAAGATGTCAAACATTGGGCTATCCAGAAGCTGTCCTACTTCTTAATCCTAAGGATCCGGTGCTTAAAGGAGAG GTGGATGACAAGTATCAATATTCATGTGAAAACAAAGATAATCGGGTCCATGGGTGGATGTGTTTCAACCCACCTGTGGGGTTTTGGCAAATTACACCAAGCAATGAGTTCCGAACTGGTGGGCCCCTTAAACAGAACCTGACTTCACATGTTGGCCCCACAACCCTTGCT ATGTTTCATAGCTCACATTATGCTGGAAAGGATCTAGTTCCAAGGTTTAACCCTGGAGAGCATTGGAAGAAAGTTTTTGGCCCAGTGTTTATCTATCTCAATTCTGTACCACCTGGTTATGACTCTCGTTTCTTGTGGGAAGATGCCAAAACTCAG ATGATGACTGAAGTCCAAAGCTGGCCTTACAGTTTCCCAGCCTCCGAGGATTTCCAGAAGTCAGAACAACGAGGGAATATTTGTGGTAGACTGCTAGTCAAAGATAG GTATTTGAACGAGGACTACATTTTTGCTAGTGGAGCTTCCGTAGGGGTGGCCCCACCAGGTGATGTTGGATCATGGCAGAGAGAATGCAAg GACTACCAATTTTGGACCACAGCAGATGGGAATGGCTACTTTTCCATTAGAAATGTCCGTACGGGCGACTATAATCTTTATGCATGGGTCCCTGGATTTATTGGAGATTACCGATGTCAAGCTGTCATTACCATAATCTCAG GTTGTAATATTGATGTGGGTGATCTTGTATATGAACCTCCAAGAGATGGACCCACATTGTGGGAAATTGGCATCCCTGATCGTTCTGCTGCAGAGTTTTATGTTCCCGATCCAGAACCGAGAcatgttaataaattatttatcaatcatcCTGACAG GTTTAGACAGTATGGGTTATGGAGCAGATATGTGGATTTATATCCTGAAGTGGACTTGGTTTATACAGTTGGGCTTAGTGACTATAGCAAAGATTGGTTCTTTGCGCAGGTTGTGAG GAGGAGAGATGATGGTACACATGTAGGTACTACGTGGCAAATCAAGTTCAAACTTGACAAAATTGATCAGAGGAGTAATTATAAGTTGCGCGTGGCCCTTGCATCTGCAACTCTGGCAGAACTGCAG GTTCGCGTCAATGATTCAAAAGCCGTACGCCCTTTATTTACAACGGGCCTAATTGGGAGAGACAATTCAATTGCAAGACATGGGATACACGGGCTCTACTGGCTGTACAATGTGAATGTGCCAGGTGCTCGGTTAGTTGAAGGGGAGAATACCATCTTCTTCACACAACCAAGATGCACCTGCCCTTTCCAGGGCCTCATGTATGACTATATTCGTCTCGAAGGTCCATCCTTATAA